The sequence AAGTGCCACATCGTCGTCTCGGGCTGAGTCCCGGACGTCAGTCCGCGACCTCAGCCAGGTCCTCCTGATCCCGAAGCTGGAGATCATAGATCTCGGCGTAGAGCCCGCCGTTGCGCAGCAGCGTCTCGTGCGTCCCGCGCTCGACGATTCGCCCCCGGTCAAACACCAGAATCAGGTCGGCGCGCTTCAGCGTCACCAGCCGGTGGGCAATGATGAATGTCGTGCGACCTACCATCAACTCGTCGAGCGCGCGTTGGATGGTGTGCTCCGTCTCGGTGTCCACGTTGGACGTCGCATCATCGAGGATCAAGATGCGTGGATCCATGACGAGCGCCCGAGCCAGGGCCACCCGCTGTTTCTGCCCGCCGGACAACGAGACGCCGCGCTCGCCGACGACCGTGTCGTAGCCCTGCGGCAAGGCGGTGATGAAGTCGTGCGCCTGCGCGGCGCGAGCCGCAGCCTCGATCTCCTCGTCGGTCGCGTCCGGTCGCCCGTACGCGATGTTCTCCCGGATCGAGACCCCGAAGAGGAAGGTGTCCTGCAACACGACACCCACCTGTCGCCGGAGCACTTCAAGGTCCAGGTCACGAACGTCGACGCCGTCGATGCACACCGCCCCGGCGGTGACGTCGTAGAAGCGGGGAATCAGCGCTGTGAGTGTGCTCTTTCCCGACCCCGGCTTGCCCAGGAGCGCGATCCGCTGGCCTGGCTCGGCGGTGAAGGTCACGTCGGCGAGCGCATCCTCATTGGCGCCCGGGTAGCGCACCCAGACATGCTCGAACGAGACATGTCCCTCGATTGGAGTCAACCGCACCGCGTTCGGCGGGGACGCGATGGCCGGCCGGGTGTCGAGTACCTCAAAGATGCGTTCGCCGGAGGCTAAAGCTCGGGCGAGGCTGTTCACGACCCAGCCGAGGAGTCGGATCGGCTGGCTGAGCATGGCCAGGTAGAAGTAGAAGGCGGTCAGCTTCCCGATCGACAGGTTGCCCAGCGCGACCTGTCGGCCTCCGTACCACAGGATGAGCGCCAACCCAAGGCTCGAGAGGAGCGTCATCAGGGGGAAATAGAACGCGGAGCGCCGCACGGTGTCCATGCTCCGCTCGTAGAGCCGCTGGATGGCCTGGTCGAACTTCGCGCGTTCGTCCTCCTCGCGCGCGAACGCACGCACGACCCGTGCGCCCGCGAGGTTCTCCTGGAGCACGTTGGTCATCACGCCGAACTGCTGCTGAACGGCCAGGAACATCGGCCGGATCGTTCGGCCGAAGTGGATCGCGGTCCAGGCGAGGAGCGGCATCACGCTCAGGGAGAGCAGCGCGAGGCGCCAGTGCGTTGCGAAGAGGATGATCGACACTACGATCAGCATCCCCGCCGACTGCACCAGGGAGCGCAGCGAGAACATGAGGAAGCGCCGAATTGAGTTGACGTCCTCGGTCGCCCGCGACATCAACTGGCCCGTGTGCGCCCGGTCGAAGAACGAGAACGGGAGCGCCTGGAGGTGCCGGTAGAGATCGTTGCGGATGTCAAAGGCGACCTGCTCCGCCAGGAACGTGAAGAGGTAGCTCCGAACGAACGTGAAGGCGCCCTGCAGCAGTCCAGCGGCGACGATGGCGACCGCACCGAGCGTCACGACGCGCAGGTCGGCAGCGACCAGCCCGCTGTCGATCACGTACTCGACGAGACGCGGGACGGCGAGCTGCATGGCGGTCCCGATGAGCAGCGCCACATAGGCAACGGTCACCCGTCGCCAGTAGGGCCGCAGATACGCCAGAATGCGCTGGAGAATAGCCATGAACGGTCCCACGCTCCCGCAAAGGTCACATCAGCCAACTATATCACGGGTGCGCGAATGGCCACGCTCACCGCGCTGCGTGCCTTGGAGTCACACCGATTGGAGGACTCCGCAAGGTGGGCCCCATCCGTCCTGGAAGATGACGATCTGATCAAGGAAATGTTGACCGAGCCCAGGACTGAGCGTACAATAGGTACGTACAGCGAGAGGGTGCAGAGCGGCCACTGGCCGAGAGGGAGCGGACGTGGACGAGGCGCTAGATTTCCAGGAAACGATCGACAAGTGGTTGCGGGTCGTCTATAGCAACCAGTATCGGCTCATGTCTCGCCTCTATCCCCAGGCGATCCAACCGCTCACTATCGAGCAGCTACGCGAGGGTCCCCTCGGTCAGGACCTGGCCCGACTGGCGGCCCTCGCCCGCGGCGAGGTGCGCGAGGCAAAGGAGCGCGTGCTCGAAGCCATCGACTCTGTGCTCCAGATCCTCTTCTGGCCGCCGGCGGCCGAAGACTACACGGTGCCCCGGAGCTTCTGGGAGACCGATCTGGGCCGGATGATCTCGATGGCCAAGTTCCGCGCGTACGAGCCGACCGAGCTGGTCAGCATCGGCAGTGCGGCACAGCAGCTCGGCGTCACCCGCCCCACCATCTACCGGTGGATGGACGACCGGACGCTCGGTTACGTGCGCGACGAGATGTCGGGGCGCACGTTCGTCGTCCGCGCCGACGTCGAGAACCTGCGACGCAGCATGGAGACCATGGGGTCCGAGGCGTAACCCTACGACTCCACTGATTCCGCCCGGGAGCGCCCCGGTACGGAATGAGCCCGTCCGCGGCGCCTCCCGGGGTTTCTTGCCTACAACGGACCGCCCCTCTCCAAACCCTCCAACCCGCCCCTCACCCATCACCTGGGATGCGCCCCGTCGAACGCATGCTGCGTGTCGGTCCCGCATTCAACTGGGCGGGATCAACCGACCAAGTCGCGGAGCGATCGAGCACGCCGTCTGTGGCCGGGCTGAGGCGGCGTGAAGGATCTCCCGATCCGGCGCGGGTCATGAGAGGATCCGGCGCAATGGTCCGTGCCCGGTTTTCCCCGAGCACAAACCATGGAGTCGAGGGTCTCAGGCAGGGCCACTTGGATCAGATGGGATATGTCGTGTGCAGCGCGCTCGCCAGACCGTTAGTCGCCGCGCAGGCTGGATTCCTCGCTCGCCATCAGCCGCACGATGTCGGAACGGCTGACGATACCGACCAACTCACCGGCGTCGTCCACGATGGGGACTGGGTTCACCCGCCGCTCGTACATCAGCGTCGCCGCGTCCTGCACGGTGGCGTCAGGCGTCAGCGTGATGGCGGGGGCCGACATCAACTGCCCGGCGGTGGTCGCCAGGATGCGACGGAGCTGCTCTTCGTCACCCGTCCCCGGCACGCGGAGGAACGCATCAAGGAACACCACGTAGAGCGGCGCGTCCCACTCGGACTGGCGTGCGATTAAGTCGTACTCGGTCACGACGCCGACCACGCGCCGCCCCTCGAGGACGGGCACGCCGGTCAGCTTGTGCTTCCAGAGCAGGCGGGCCACGTCGGATACCGGGGTCGCTACCGTGACCGCGACCACATCCCGCGTCATGATTTCCTGGATCGATCTGTCGATCGTCATCCGCCGATCCTTCCCCACCGCGCGTCATACAGCGCTGCCAGCGCGCGCGGAAGCGCATCGATCAGGTCGCTGGCGACGAGCCCGAGCGTACCGACGCGCTCCATCGCCAGGATTGCCGCCT is a genomic window of Sphaerobacter thermophilus DSM 20745 containing:
- a CDS encoding CBS domain-containing protein, which produces MTIDRSIQEIMTRDVVAVTVATPVSDVARLLWKHKLTGVPVLEGRRVVGVVTEYDLIARQSEWDAPLYVVFLDAFLRVPGTGDEEQLRRILATTAGQLMSAPAITLTPDATVQDAATLMYERRVNPVPIVDDAGELVGIVSRSDIVRLMASEESSLRGD
- a CDS encoding excisionase; translated protein: MDEALDFQETIDKWLRVVYSNQYRLMSRLYPQAIQPLTIEQLREGPLGQDLARLAALARGEVREAKERVLEAIDSVLQILFWPPAAEDYTVPRSFWETDLGRMISMAKFRAYEPTELVSIGSAAQQLGVTRPTIYRWMDDRTLGYVRDEMSGRTFVVRADVENLRRSMETMGSEA
- a CDS encoding ABC transporter ATP-binding protein, which produces MAILQRILAYLRPYWRRVTVAYVALLIGTAMQLAVPRLVEYVIDSGLVAADLRVVTLGAVAIVAAGLLQGAFTFVRSYLFTFLAEQVAFDIRNDLYRHLQALPFSFFDRAHTGQLMSRATEDVNSIRRFLMFSLRSLVQSAGMLIVVSIILFATHWRLALLSLSVMPLLAWTAIHFGRTIRPMFLAVQQQFGVMTNVLQENLAGARVVRAFAREEDERAKFDQAIQRLYERSMDTVRRSAFYFPLMTLLSSLGLALILWYGGRQVALGNLSIGKLTAFYFYLAMLSQPIRLLGWVVNSLARALASGERIFEVLDTRPAIASPPNAVRLTPIEGHVSFEHVWVRYPGANEDALADVTFTAEPGQRIALLGKPGSGKSTLTALIPRFYDVTAGAVCIDGVDVRDLDLEVLRRQVGVVLQDTFLFGVSIRENIAYGRPDATDEEIEAAARAAQAHDFITALPQGYDTVVGERGVSLSGGQKQRVALARALVMDPRILILDDATSNVDTETEHTIQRALDELMVGRTTFIIAHRLVTLKRADLILVFDRGRIVERGTHETLLRNGGLYAEIYDLQLRDQEDLAEVAD